In the Catenulispora sp. GP43 genome, CGGGCTGGCGATCACGCCGCCGGCCAGCGCCTCGCCGATCATCGCGACCCGCTCCCGGCTGTCGCGGGCCCCGACCTCGTCCGGCGAGGCCTCGCCGCGCTCCAGCCGCTGCCAGGTGATCAGCCGGGGCAGGTCCGGGTGCTCGGCATAGATGTCGCACAGCATCACCGCGAAGCCGGGCAGGTCCTGCACGTCCAGCGGCAGGCCGTCGACGATCTGCCCGACCAGGTCGCTCCAGACCGCGTCGAACAACCCGGACTTGTTGGTGAAGTAGTGGTAGATCTGCGCCTTGTTGGACTGCGCGGCCGCGGCGATGCGGTCGACGCGGGCGCCGGTGATCCCGTGCGCGGCGAACTCGGCCCGGCCCGCCGCGATGAGACGCTGTCTGGTGGCTTCGGCGTCACGCTGCATGACCACCAGACTAACCCACCATCAACTAACCATTTGGTTGATTCACGATTTCAGAAGGCCGGCCCGACCGGCCCGGATCCCGATCCTGCGGTCCACCTTGATCCCCTCCAG is a window encoding:
- a CDS encoding TetR family transcriptional regulator, translating into MQRDAEATRQRLIAAGRAEFAAHGITGARVDRIAAAAQSNKAQIYHYFTNKSGLFDAVWSDLVGQIVDGLPLDVQDLPGFAVMLCDIYAEHPDLPRLITWQRLERGEASPDEVGARDSRERVAMIGEALAGGVIASPFPADVLFALAVHMAAFWEFTSPDIMRVMDAAGQEQRREIVRTVVAAVVKESSAG